Proteins encoded together in one Streptomyces sp. NBC_00271 window:
- a CDS encoding RRQRL motif-containing zinc-binding protein: EGLATRRQLRALGLRPAGQEPIILRCRPCGYWPGRVCTRPTYLYRIDRAKPVRPMTLAQERALDRAMEARTRCPKCRRRYHHCLPLRTLGSCLECHDGTPADPATYITPAPGHGLAA, translated from the coding sequence CCGAAGGGCTCGCCACACGCCGCCAGTTACGCGCTCTCGGCCTGCGGCCCGCAGGACAGGAGCCGATCATCCTGAGGTGCCGGCCGTGCGGGTACTGGCCGGGCCGCGTCTGCACGAGGCCCACCTACCTGTACCGAATCGACCGCGCCAAGCCCGTCCGGCCGATGACTCTCGCTCAGGAGCGGGCGCTGGACCGGGCGATGGAGGCACGCACCCGCTGCCCCAAGTGCAGGCGCCGGTATCACCACTGTCTGCCGCTGCGCACGCTCGGCAGCTGCCTGGAGTGCCATGACGGCACCCCCGCCGACCCCGCCACCTACATCACCCCGGCCCCCGGGCATGGCCTGGCGGCCTGA
- a CDS encoding WhiB family transcriptional regulator, with protein MSRTAKAPATIEADPRILFPHTDAPLACRTNPDWFAHEHGQNSKDDLARIERAKTACSGCPIAAGCLKWALANRELTSTGIWAATTARQRTGLRQRLQLRHGLDWVGVVAQADRERARHSEARPPAPDPVQLASPMWSSSYEPWTKPVTTDQQQRNRELLDLAQRTIRTPRPTETLAEVS; from the coding sequence ATGAGCCGAACTGCCAAAGCCCCGGCCACGATCGAGGCCGACCCCCGGATCCTCTTCCCCCACACCGACGCCCCGCTGGCGTGCCGCACGAACCCGGACTGGTTCGCCCACGAGCACGGCCAGAACAGCAAGGACGACCTGGCCCGCATCGAGCGCGCCAAAACGGCCTGCAGCGGCTGCCCCATTGCCGCCGGATGCCTCAAGTGGGCGCTCGCCAACCGCGAGCTGACCTCCACCGGCATCTGGGCGGCGACCACCGCCCGGCAGCGCACCGGTCTGCGTCAGCGGCTCCAGCTGCGCCACGGGCTCGACTGGGTCGGCGTCGTCGCCCAGGCCGACCGCGAACGCGCCCGCCACAGCGAGGCCCGCCCGCCGGCCCCCGACCCGGTCCAGCTCGCCAGCCCCATGTGGTCCAGCAGCTACGAGCCCTGGACCAAGCCGGTCACCACCGACCAACAGCAGCGCAACCGCGAGCTCCTGGACCTCGCGCAGCGCACTATCCGCACCCCTCGCCCCACCGAGACCCTGGCGGAGGTCAGCTGA
- a CDS encoding Pycsar system effector family protein → MTTATSAPVTDTDKNLDKTLDASLATVAGEIARTDGKASLLLAFNGAALAGLASVVDRRLPIVTQACGAAAVLALAAAAVLLLLVVRPRLHGDDRASFPYWARLDDTAIRACMQGDTRAARIRVLSRIAVSKFRQLRRAVDLSLAALVLLLLAALGALV, encoded by the coding sequence ATGACCACTGCCACCTCTGCCCCGGTCACCGACACGGACAAGAACCTGGACAAGACCCTGGACGCCTCCTTGGCGACGGTCGCGGGAGAGATCGCCCGCACCGACGGCAAAGCGTCCTTACTACTGGCCTTCAACGGCGCCGCCCTCGCCGGACTCGCCTCGGTCGTCGACCGCCGGCTACCGATCGTCACGCAGGCCTGCGGCGCGGCCGCCGTCCTCGCCCTAGCCGCGGCCGCCGTGCTGCTGCTCCTGGTCGTCCGTCCTCGCCTGCACGGTGACGACCGCGCGTCATTCCCGTACTGGGCACGCCTGGACGACACCGCGATCCGCGCCTGCATGCAGGGCGACACCCGCGCTGCTCGCATCCGCGTGCTGTCCCGGATCGCCGTCAGCAAGTTCCGCCAGCTGCGGCGCGCGGTCGACCTGAGCCTGGCCGCCCTGGTCCTGCTCCTCCTGGCCGCCCTCGGCGCCCTGGTCTGA
- a CDS encoding GGDEF domain-containing protein codes for MPATTVLRPRSRTLIIAATVPLALAALLADDVRVRRQLDAARKDPLTGLPGRDALTDRTKRLARTHREQLHVLIADADGLKTVNDSLGHAAGDALIAAIGHRIGAWAAARGGLAARLGGDEFGAALLLPPTATLRETAALREQLEQPVDHNGHILRPAVSIGTARAVDLPDAASASRLLRGADMAMYRVKTGEQPHGYLATRHDAYTPTVHGRRPGRPGTHLPVR; via the coding sequence ATGCCCGCCACAACAGTCTTACGTCCGCGGTCCCGCACATTGATCATCGCGGCCACCGTGCCGCTCGCGCTGGCCGCGCTGCTCGCCGACGACGTCCGCGTGCGCCGCCAGCTGGACGCCGCCCGCAAGGACCCGCTGACCGGACTGCCCGGCCGCGACGCCCTCACGGACCGCACCAAGCGTCTCGCCCGCACTCACCGCGAGCAGCTGCACGTCCTCATCGCCGACGCCGACGGCCTGAAGACCGTCAACGACAGCCTCGGGCACGCGGCCGGCGACGCCCTCATCGCCGCCATCGGACACCGCATCGGAGCATGGGCCGCCGCCCGCGGCGGGCTCGCCGCACGCCTCGGAGGCGACGAATTCGGCGCCGCTCTCCTGCTGCCGCCCACCGCAACGCTCCGGGAGACAGCGGCGCTGCGCGAGCAGCTGGAGCAGCCCGTCGACCACAACGGGCACATCCTGCGCCCGGCGGTGTCCATCGGCACGGCCCGCGCCGTCGACCTGCCCGACGCCGCCAGCGCTTCCCGTCTTCTGCGCGGTGCGGACATGGCCATGTACCGCGTCAAGACCGGCGAGCAGCCGCATGGCTACCTGGCGACGCGCCACGACGCCTACACGCCCACGGTCCACGGGCGCCGCCCGGGCCGCCCCGGCACCCACCTGCCCGTCAGATGA